Below is a genomic region from Actinomyces weissii.
ACCGGATTCCCGGTTAGCAACGCGCCGTCAGCCGGGCGCGTTACCGGTCACCGTCCCGCGTACCAGCGCAGCAGCCGCTCCACCTCCGGCCCCACGACGGCGTTGCCCGCCTGCAGGTACTTGCGCGGGTCCACCGCCTTCTCGTTGGCCGCCAGGAACTCCCGGACCGCCGCCGTGAAGACCACGTTCAGGTGGGTGGAGACGTTGATCTTGGTCATGCCCGCCTCGATCGCCGCGCGCATGCCCTCGTCAGAGACCCCGGAGGAGCCGTGCAGCACCAGGGGCACGGGCACCTCCGCCCGGATGGCCCGGATCAGCCCGGTGTCCAGCACCGCCCCCCGGGTGGTCATGGCGTGGGAGGAGCCCACGGCCACCGCCAGCAGGTCCACCCCCGTGTCGGCCACGAACCGGGCGGCGTCCTGCGGGCTGGTGCGGGCGGAGGGGTCGTGCACCCCGTTCTTGCCGCCGACCTCCCCCAGCTCGGCCTCCACCGAGGCGCCGCGCTCGTGGCACCAGGCGGTGATCTCGGCAGTGGTGGCCCGGTTGACGTCGTCGGGCAGGTGGGAGCCGTCGTACATGATGGAGGTGACTCCCAGGTCCACGGCCTGGCGGCACAGGTCCAGGTCCTCGGCGTGGTCCAGGTGCACCACCATCGGCACCCGGGCCGCCTCAGCCACCTCCAGGGCCGCCTTGGCCAGCGGAGCCAGCCTGCCCCCGTGGTACTTGACGGCGTTCTGGCTGATCTGGATCACCAGCGGCAGGCCAGCGGCCTCGGCGGCGTCGGCAAAGACCTCCGCCTGCTCCAGCATGACGATGTTGAAGGCCCCCAGCCCCTTGCCCTCCTGGGCGGCGTCGGCGGCCAGCTTACGGATGTCGGCGAGCACTGTGCTCTCCTTCCAGCTCTATCTCAGGTAGTTCTGTAGCGGGCGGTGACGGCGGGACCCAGCCCGCAGCGGCTAGCGCGGCTGTTCCTGGGACTCCAGGGCCCGACCAGCACTGCCCAGGGCCTGCGCCCAGGCCCCCAGGGCGGCGGGGACCACCCGCGGCACCGGGCTGACGGTCAGCAGCCGGGACACCCGCTCGGTCAGCGGCTCAAAGAGCAGCCTGCGGCCCGCCTTCATCAGGCCCCCACCGATCACCACGTCCAGCGGCCCGAGCATGCACACGCTGCGTGCGATCACCTCGGCCTGCGCGTCCAGGGCGGTGTCCCAGACGCGCTGCGCCTCCCGGTCACCGGCCTCCATAGCAATCTGCACGCCCAGCGCCCCGGCGGCCTCCACCTCCTGACGGCGCCCAGGCTCCCGGGTGGCGGCCAGGCGCCGGGCCAGGGCGCCCGCGGAGGCCACCGCCTCAAAGCGCTCCAGGCGGCCCGGGCGGTCCGGGTCCGGCACCAGGGCCTGCCCCACCTCCCCGGCCCAGCCGCCGCTGACCACGGGGCGGCCGTCGATGATGAACACGGCGGCCACGCCGGTGCCTAGCGCCAGGTACATGCAGCTGCTGCTGCCTGCCCCCCAGCGGGCCTCCGCCCAGGCCCCGGAGCGGACGTCGTGCCCCAGGCTCACCGGCCGGCCCAGGGCCTCGGACAGGAGACGCGCCATGGGCACGTCCTGCCAGCCCAGGTTGACTGAGAGCACCGCCGTGCCCGTGGACTCGTCCACGATGCCAGGCACGTCCACGCCCACAGTGGGCACCACCTGCTCGGGGCGGACCGGCTCCGGCCCGTCAGCAACCGTGCCAGCGGCGACCGCGGCCTCGACCTCGGCCACCAGCTGCCGCACGGCCTCCAGCAGCGGCTCCACGCCTCGGGGGGTGGGGTCCTCCCGCTGCAGCAGGGCCCTGCCGGCGGCGTCGGCCAGGACCGTCTTGATGGCGGTCCCCCCGACGTCGACGCCGACGGCGTAGCGCGCCGTCATGCTCAGTGCCCGCCGTCGGGCAGGATCACGGCGCGGCTGAGGTGGCGCGGACGGTCCGGGTCCAGCCCCCGGGCCTCAGCGCGCAGAACCGCCACCCGCTGGGCCAGCACCAGGGTGGCCACGGGGTCCAGGTCGAAGGTCAGGAACTCGGCGCCGGTGGCGGCCACCTGCTCGGCCATGCCTGCGGGGGCCTGCCCGAACACCCAGGTCAGGCGGCCCGGCTGGGCGATGGCGATCGGCCCGTGCCGGTACTCCATGGCCGGGTAGCTCTCGGTCCAGGACTGGGAGGCCTCCCGCCACTTCAGGCCTGCCTCGTTGGCCAGGCCGAAGCACCAGCCGTCCCCCAGGAAGGTGACCTGGTCGGCCTCCACCCAGGAGCCGGGAACCTCCAGCTCCAGGGCCTTGCGGCAGTCAGCCACGGCCGCCGTCAGGTCCTGGCCCAGGGAGGCCCGGAACAGGGTCAGGGCGCTGGTGGCGAAGCGCGTCTGGACCACGGACTCCTCGTCCGCGAAGTCCAGGACGATCTCGGTGTCCACGTGCTCGGCCACCGGGCCCTGGCCGACGGCGGTGACCAGCACCGTGGGCACTCCCCGCGCCTTGAGGTCCCTGGCCAGGTCCACGATCTCCGTGGTGGTGCCCGAGCGGGACAGCAGCACCACCCGGTCGTAGTCGCGGCCCAGCGGGAAGAGGGAGGAGGTGAAGGCGTCACAGACCCCGTGGCCCAGCTGCTCGCGCAGCACGCAGTAGGACTGCGCCATGAACCAGGAGGTGCCGCAGCCGATCACGGCCACGCGCTCACCGCTGACCGGCAGCCCCGGGGCGGTGGCGGCCAGCTGGGCCGCGCGCGCCCAGGTATCAGGCTGGGTGAAGATCTCTGCCGTCGTCTTGTTGACCACGATGCCTCCGTTGCTTGTGTGCGATCAGTCGGGAGTGGGGAGCCGTGTTGCCACCCACGGCAGCTCAGCAGTGCCACGGCGCACTGTGAGCGATTACGACAATACTAGCAGTAAACTAGTCAAGATCAATCGAACATGTGCGACAATTGGGTTGACACTGGCCTATAGTGAGCAATGTTCCCAGGAACCACGCACCTACGCTGACGTTGGTGCAAGCCTTCTGAAGCCGGACGGCGCGAGCTGTTGACCACCTGGGCGTCCCACCCGTTTGGAGGACCAATGACCCGCCACGAGCGCCTCTCGACGATCCTGGGCATGATCGTCGAGGAGGGCACCGTACACATCGACGACATCATCCAGCGCCTAGGTATCTCCGCCGCCACCGCCCGCCGGGACCTGGACCTGCTGGCCAACCAGCAGCTGGTCACCCGCACCCGGGGCGGCGCCAGCGCCAACCCCACCTCCTCCGAGCTGCCCCTGCGCTACCGCACCACGCGCATGGCTGACGAGAAGACGCGCATCGCCCGGGCCGCCGCCGCCATGATCCACCCCGGGGACACCGTCGGCCTCAACGGCGGCACCACCACCACCGAGGTCGCCCGCGAGCTGGCGGTCCTGCCCCCGGACCCCTCCGGCGGCACGGACCTGCCCATCACCGTGGTCACCAACGCCGTCAACATCGCCTCCGAGCTCACCGTGCGCCAGCGGGTGCGCGTCGTCGTCACCGGTGGCGTGGCCCGGGCCCGCTCCTACGAGCTGACCGGCCCCCTGAGCGAGCTGATCCTGCCCTCCATCAGCGTGGACACGCTGTTCCTGGGGGTGGACGCCCTGGACGAGCGCGGAGCCTTCGCGGAGCACGAGGGCGAGGCCGCCGTCAACGCCGCCCTGGTGCGGGCGGCCCGCACCGTGGTAGTGGTGTGCGACCACACCAAGCTGGGCTCCACCGCCTTCGCCCGGATCTGCACCCCCGAACGGATAGACCTGGTGATCACCGACGACGGCGCCAGCCCCGAGCAGGTCACCATGCTGCGCGATATCGGACTGGCCGTACAGCTCGTCTAGGCCCCCGCGCCGCCCACTCCCCACCCACCCACCCGACCAAGGACCCCTTATGCCCAGAACCACCGGCCGCGTCACCATGCCTATCCAGGAAGGCATCGACGAGCAGATCCGTGAGCTAGCCCAGGCCCTGGGCGCCGACGCCGTCCGCAACTCCGACGGCACCTGGTTGCCTGAGATCGCCTCCGAGCTGGTGGACAAGGTCTACTCCACCTACTTCCCTGCCCGCGGCGACCAGGAGTGGGCCCTGGCCCACCCAGACACCCTGGTCAACCAGTACCTCATGAGCGCGCGCGTGACCGCCATGGGCCCCGGCCCCCTGCGGATCGACGTGCTGGAGGGCTACTTCCGGGAGCAGTTCCGGCCCTGCTACGAGCGCGTGGAGCGCTTCTGGGAGGTGATCGACCGCACCAGCGGCGAGGTAGTGCCCCCCAGCGGCTGGAGCGTGAACCAGGCCACCGGCGTGCTCACCGTCGCCGAGCCCGCCCCCTGGCACGAGTACACGGTCGGATTCCTGGCCGAGCAGGTGTGGGACACCACGCAGATGTACAACTACATCACCAACGGCTGGGGCGAGACCGACCCTACCCGTGTCAAGGAGCGCCCCTACGACGTGCGCAAGAACGGCGTGTGGGAGTACATGCGCGAGGCCCTGGGACGCTGGCTGGAGCAGCACCCGGAGGTGGACGTGGTGCGCTTCACCACCTTCTTCTACCACTTCACGATCGCCTTCAACTCTGAGGGCAAGGAGAAGATGGTGGACTGGTTCGGCTACTCCGCCTCCGTCTCCCCGGAGGCTATCGACGCCTTCGAGGCCGAGTACGGCTACCGGCTGCGGGCCGAGGACTTCGTGGACGCGGGCTACTACAACTCCCCCTTCCGCTGCCCCACCAGGCAGTTCCGGGACTGGATCGACTTCCAGTCCCGCTTCGTGGCCCAGCGGGCCAAGGAGCTGGTGGACATCACCCACGCGGCCGGGCGCGAGGCCATGATGTTCCTGGGAGACAACTGGATAGGCACCGAGCCCTACGGTCCCTACTTCCCCTCCATCGGCCTGGACGCCGTGGTGGGCTCGGCGGGCTCGGCGGCCACCACCCGCCTGATCTCGGACATCCCCGGGGTGAGGTACACGGAGGTGCGCTTCCTGCCCTACTTCTTCCCGGACGTGTTCAACCACGACGGCGGCGACCCGGTGGGTGAGGCCAACGAGTCCTGGCTGAGCTCCCGACGGGCGATCGTGCGCCGCCCCCTGGACCGCATGGGCTACGGCGGCTACGTGTCCCTGGCCCTGGAGTTCCCGGAGTTCATTGAGCGGATCACCGCGATCTGCCAGGAGTTCCGCGACATCCACGAGCTCAGCGGCGGTGAGCTGCCCCAGGACGCCCCGTTCACGGTGGGTGTCCTCAACGCCTGGGGCGCCCTGCGCACCTGGCAGACCCACATGGTGGCACACGCACTGTGGTACAAGGCCGCCTACTCCTACGTGGGCGTGGTCGAGGCCCTGGCCGGGCTGCCCTTCAAGGTGCGCTTCCTGTCCTTTGAGGAGGTGCTGCGCGACGGCGTGCCCCCGGAGGTGGGGGTGCTGGTCAACGCCGGGGCTGCGGGCACGGCCTTCTCCGGCGGGGACGCCTGGGCTGACGGCCGCCTGGCGGAGCTGCTCCGCCAGTGGGTGGCGGAGGGCCACGGCTTCATCGGGGTGGGTGAGCCCTCCGCCTACGAGCAGGGCGGGACCTTCCTGCAGCTGTCCGACGTGCTGGGGGTGGACCGGGAGCGCCAGCTGACCCTGTCCACCGACCGCTACCCCAACGTGGTGGACGAGCACGTCATCACCGCGGACCTCCGGGCGCCCTTCGACGACGGCGAGGGCGCCGGCGGGGACGTGTACGCCACCGGTCCGCGTACCCAGGTGCTGTCCTACGTGGACGGGACGTTGCGCGTGGCGGCCAACGCCTTCGGTCGGGGCCGGGCCGTGTACTTCTCGGGCCTGCCCTACTCGGCGGTCAACAGCCGGACCCTGCAGCGGGCCCTGTACTGGGCGGCCCGGCGCGAGGACCTGCTGGAGCAGTGGTTCACCAGCAACCCGGACACGGAGGTGGCCTGGTACCCCGGGCACCGCCGCTTCCTGGTGACCAACAACTCCTACAGCCAGGCCGCCACCACCGTGCGGGGTGAGGGACGCAGCTGGGAGCTGGTCCTGGAGCCGATGGGCTCGCAGTGGGTCGAGGTGGACTGAGCCCGGCGCGCGGCCACTGCTTGACACACCACAGAGAGGCACCCCTTCGCCTCCACTGGTGCATTTCGGCGCGAGTGGTGCCGAAATACCGCACCACTCGCGCCGAAATGCACAAGTCGGGGGTGGCTGCCCCCCACCACACCCAAGTCACCCACACCACAGTCACAGGCCACGACCACAGACGACGCCCCCTACGACCCCCAACCAGCACCCGAACTAGCTGCCGCAGCTTGACACACCACGCAAGGGCACCCCCAACC
It encodes:
- the gnpA gene encoding 1,3-beta-galactosyl-N-acetylhexosamine phosphorylase, whose translation is MPRTTGRVTMPIQEGIDEQIRELAQALGADAVRNSDGTWLPEIASELVDKVYSTYFPARGDQEWALAHPDTLVNQYLMSARVTAMGPGPLRIDVLEGYFREQFRPCYERVERFWEVIDRTSGEVVPPSGWSVNQATGVLTVAEPAPWHEYTVGFLAEQVWDTTQMYNYITNGWGETDPTRVKERPYDVRKNGVWEYMREALGRWLEQHPEVDVVRFTTFFYHFTIAFNSEGKEKMVDWFGYSASVSPEAIDAFEAEYGYRLRAEDFVDAGYYNSPFRCPTRQFRDWIDFQSRFVAQRAKELVDITHAAGREAMMFLGDNWIGTEPYGPYFPSIGLDAVVGSAGSAATTRLISDIPGVRYTEVRFLPYFFPDVFNHDGGDPVGEANESWLSSRRAIVRRPLDRMGYGGYVSLALEFPEFIERITAICQEFRDIHELSGGELPQDAPFTVGVLNAWGALRTWQTHMVAHALWYKAAYSYVGVVEALAGLPFKVRFLSFEEVLRDGVPPEVGVLVNAGAAGTAFSGGDAWADGRLAELLRQWVAEGHGFIGVGEPSAYEQGGTFLQLSDVLGVDRERQLTLSTDRYPNVVDEHVITADLRAPFDDGEGAGGDVYATGPRTQVLSYVDGTLRVAANAFGRGRAVYFSGLPYSAVNSRTLQRALYWAARREDLLEQWFTSNPDTEVAWYPGHRRFLVTNNSYSQAATTVRGEGRSWELVLEPMGSQWVEVD
- a CDS encoding class II fructose-bisphosphate aldolase; this encodes MLADIRKLAADAAQEGKGLGAFNIVMLEQAEVFADAAEAAGLPLVIQISQNAVKYHGGRLAPLAKAALEVAEAARVPMVVHLDHAEDLDLCRQAVDLGVTSIMYDGSHLPDDVNRATTAEITAWCHERGASVEAELGEVGGKNGVHDPSARTSPQDAARFVADTGVDLLAVAVGSSHAMTTRGAVLDTGLIRAIRAEVPVPLVLHGSSGVSDEGMRAAIEAGMTKINVSTHLNVVFTAAVREFLAANEKAVDPRKYLQAGNAVVGPEVERLLRWYAGR
- a CDS encoding SIS domain-containing protein, which gives rise to MVNKTTAEIFTQPDTWARAAQLAATAPGLPVSGERVAVIGCGTSWFMAQSYCVLREQLGHGVCDAFTSSLFPLGRDYDRVVLLSRSGTTTEIVDLARDLKARGVPTVLVTAVGQGPVAEHVDTEIVLDFADEESVVQTRFATSALTLFRASLGQDLTAAVADCRKALELEVPGSWVEADQVTFLGDGWCFGLANEAGLKWREASQSWTESYPAMEYRHGPIAIAQPGRLTWVFGQAPAGMAEQVAATGAEFLTFDLDPVATLVLAQRVAVLRAEARGLDPDRPRHLSRAVILPDGGH
- a CDS encoding ROK family protein; its protein translation is MTARYAVGVDVGGTAIKTVLADAAGRALLQREDPTPRGVEPLLEAVRQLVAEVEAAVAAGTVADGPEPVRPEQVVPTVGVDVPGIVDESTGTAVLSVNLGWQDVPMARLLSEALGRPVSLGHDVRSGAWAEARWGAGSSSCMYLALGTGVAAVFIIDGRPVVSGGWAGEVGQALVPDPDRPGRLERFEAVASAGALARRLAATREPGRRQEVEAAGALGVQIAMEAGDREAQRVWDTALDAQAEVIARSVCMLGPLDVVIGGGLMKAGRRLLFEPLTERVSRLLTVSPVPRVVPAALGAWAQALGSAGRALESQEQPR
- a CDS encoding DeoR/GlpR family DNA-binding transcription regulator, with amino-acid sequence MTRHERLSTILGMIVEEGTVHIDDIIQRLGISAATARRDLDLLANQQLVTRTRGGASANPTSSELPLRYRTTRMADEKTRIARAAAAMIHPGDTVGLNGGTTTTEVARELAVLPPDPSGGTDLPITVVTNAVNIASELTVRQRVRVVVTGGVARARSYELTGPLSELILPSISVDTLFLGVDALDERGAFAEHEGEAAVNAALVRAARTVVVVCDHTKLGSTAFARICTPERIDLVITDDGASPEQVTMLRDIGLAVQLV